In the Theobroma cacao cultivar B97-61/B2 chromosome 1, Criollo_cocoa_genome_V2, whole genome shotgun sequence genome, one interval contains:
- the LOC18611213 gene encoding probable receptor-like protein kinase At5g24010, whose protein sequence is MEKLLFLNVLLPLFLLQFYPVLILSGPYVFPDKYFINCGSSSSVKLGSRNFVGDKNPNSFRVEEGKPVEDTSQSVGSSLYQTARFHTRPFSYKFDINDAGLHVVRLHFFPFMSGQVNLVDALFNVSASSKSLVSNFSVRNSSSSPVIKDFLVPINSTSFRIHFIPAQQTSFAFVNAIEVFLVRDLVDNPAFVTSAGSPGIYRGLPSQVLRTVQRVNVGGQSLHDPTAVASEWVADDDYIFIGNLAKNCSYFSGTLNYDDELGAFQNFVPDLVYKTCKEVDLTNNQTSNSTNITWHFNVSKNARHLVRVHFCDIISSSPNIFTFNLSIYGNFSKKINPYDYTVQTAVPFRYDFVVDSGDSDFISISVVPLDGFLEKIAYLNGLEIMEFITEPGLELGGSEPKKKPVLFIITGSVVGVFVICSLIVVFLLCKKRIKRKPFETMASYGTLPFGGASPFVGISTKSVNPPPVPNLNLKLKMPFAEIIEATNNFEAKLLVGEGGFGKVYKGTLRNGLKVAVKRSESKHGQGLPEFQTEVMVLSKIRHRHLVSLIGYCDEGSEMILVYEFMEKGTLRDHLYNLSGNPERSSALSLLTWKQRLEICIGAARGLHYLHKGASGGIIHRDVKSTNILLDEQYVAKVADFGLSKSGLPGPDEFSTGIKGSFGYLDPEYFRCLQFTEKSDVYSFGVVLLEVLCARPAIINSNRKEEINLAEWGLFWLKKGELEKIIDPSVAGQINPNSLRKFSEMVEKCLKPNGVDRPTMLDICWDLEYTLQLQQTEVRREPHEDSTIDASLNMSSRPFQRLPSNNLPIEKDDVPMVRDDGSDTTASGVFSQLRIDGGR, encoded by the coding sequence ATGGAAAAACTGCTCTTCCTTAACGTTCTCTTGCCTTTGTTTCTTCTCCAATTCTACCCTGTTCTGATTCTCTCAGGTCCTTACGTTTTTCCAGATAAATACTTCATAAACTGCGGGTCATCTTCTTCTGTGAAACTAGGCAGCAGGAACTTTGTTGGTGACAAGAATCCCAACTCCTTCCGCGTTGAAGAAGGCAAACCTGTAGAAGATACCAGCCAGTCAGTCGGCTCATCTCTCTACCAAACAGCAAGGTTTCATACACGcccattttcatataaattcGACATCAATGACGCAGGCCTACATGTGGTACGtcttcatttctttcctttcatgTCAGGCCAGGTTAATCTGGTGGATGCTTTATTCAATGTTTCAGCTTCCAGTAAGTCTCTAGTATCGAATTTCAGTGTCAGAAATAGTAGTTCTTCCCCTGTGATTAAGGATTTCTTGGTGCCTATCAATTCAACCAGCTTTAGAATTCACTTCATCCCGGCACAACAAACATCTTTTGCTTTTGTGAATGCTATAGAAGTTTTTCTTGTTCGAGATCTTGTGGATAACCCAGCTTTTGTGACTTCGGCAGGAAGTCCGGGTATTTACCGAGGTTTGCCCTCTCAGGTACTTAGAACAGTTCAGAGAGTTAATGTTGGGGGTCAATCCCTTCACGACCCAACCGCAGTAGCATCAGAATGGGTTGCTGATGATGACTATATATTTATTGGAAATTTGGCAAAAAATTGTAGCTATTTTTCTGGTACACTGAACTATGATGATGAACTAGGAGCCTTCCAAAACTTTGTCCCAGATCTTGTCTACAAAACTTGCAAAGAAGTGGACCTAACTAATAACCAGACATCAAATTCTACCAACATTACTTGGCATTTCAACGTCAGTAAGAATGCTCGGCACCTTGTTCGGGTCCATTTCTGTGACATTATTAGTTCATCACCCAACATTTTCACTTTCAATCTCTCCATATACGGTAACTTCAGTAAAAAAATCAATCCTTACGACTATACTGTTCAGACAGCAGTTCCATTCCGCTATGATTTTGTGGTTGACTCAGGTGATTCTGACTTTATTAGTATCAGTGTTGTCCCTTTGGACGGATTCTTGGAAAAAATTGCCTATCTGAACGGGCTCGAAATAATGGAGTTCATCACAGAACCAGGCTTGGAACTAGGGGGAAGTGAGCCAAAAAAGAAGCCTGTACTGTTTATCATAACTGGTTCAGTTGTTGGGGTTTTTGTTATCTGTAGTTTGATAGTGGTATTCTTGTTGTGTAAGAAACGCATAAAAAGAAAGCCTTTTGAAACCATGGCTTCATATGGTACCCTTCCTTTTGGAGGAGCGAGCCCTTTTGTTGGAATAAGCACTAAATCTGTCAATCCCCCTCCTGTTCCGAACTTAAACCTCAAACTAAAGATGCCTTTTGCTGAAATAATAGAGGCAACCAATAACTTTGAGGCTAAATTGCTGGTTGGAGAGGGAGGCTTCGGTAAAGTTTATAAAGGAACTCTTCGGAATGGTCTCAAAGTGGCAGTCAAAAGAAGCGAGTCAAAACATGGCCAGGGCCTTCCAGAATTCCAAACTGAGGTCATGGTTCTATCCAAGATTCGACATCGCCATCTTGTTTCTCTGATTGGCTATTGTGATGAAGGGTCTGAGATGATACTGGTTTATGAGTTCATGGAGAAGGGGACTCTAAGAGATCATCTTTACAACTTGAGTGGGAATCCAGAGAGATCATCTGCATTATCTTTATTGACTTGGAAGCAAAGACTTGAAATTTGCATTGGTGCAGCAAGAGGTCTTCATTACCTCCACAAAGGTGCATCTGGTGGCATCATTCACCGTGATGTTAAGTCCACAAACATCTTGCTTGATGAACAATATGTGGCAAAAGTTGCAGATTTTGGCCTTTCCAAATCAGGTCTCCCTGGTCCAGATGAGTTCAGCACAGGAATAAAAGGAAGCTTCGGTTATCTTGATCCTGAGTATTTTAGATGCCTTCAGTTTACAGAAAAATCTGATGTTTATTCTTTTGGCGTGGTACTCCTTGAAGTGCTTTGTGCTAGACCAGCTATAATTAACTCAAATAGGAAGGAGGAGATAAATTTAGCTGAATGGGGACTGTTTTGGTTAAAGAAAGGGGAACTTGAAAAGATTATCGATCCCTCAGTGGCTGGCCAGATTAATCCTAATTCATTGAGAAAGTTCAGTGAAATGGTTGAGAAGTGTCTGAAGCCAAATGGAGTCGACAGGCCTACAATGCTTGATATCTGCTGGGACTTGGAATACACATTGCAACTACAGCAAACTGAAGTGCGGAGAGAGCCACACGAGGACAGCACAATAGATGCTTCTCTGAACATGTCCTCACGTCCATTTCAGCGTTTGCCTTCAAATAACTTGCCAATTGAGAAAGATGATGTGCCTATGGTGAGGGATGATGGTTCTGACACAACAGCTAGTGGAGTTTTCTCCCAGCTGAGGATCGATGGTGGTAGATAG
- the LOC18611214 gene encoding uncharacterized protein LOC18611214 — MVGQWTVTKPSRSDEVLDADQQQKITNQVRAQFDSLAPKRSTKPNRSEPDLATTTSNFPPAVDQNIPELDKLRSLQSQSHVKILQGDSVVQDEFVETQYYKEMDSMDKEHHTTGSGFIRVVGEGGAGNRYDIQLQNGQGAGNVFNRPIFKSNPATNDWMPNVEEDQVFVSSKPNRSEGC, encoded by the exons ATGGTGGGTCAATGGACGGTGACTAAACCAAGCCGGAGTGATGAAGTTTTGGACGCAGATCAACAGCAAAAAATCACCAATCAGGTCAGAGCTCAGTTCGATTCCTTGGCCCCGAAACGATCCACCAAGCCCAACAGGAGTGAACCTGATTTAGCAACAACCACCTCCAATTTCCCGCCAGCTGTAGACCAAAACATACCCGAGCTGGACAAGTTACGATCTCTTCAGTCTCAATCTCAT GTGAAAATATTACAAGGAGATAGTGTTGTGCAAGATGAATTTGTGGAGACACAGTATTACAAGGAGATGGATTCTATGGACAAGGAGCACCACACG ACTGGAAGTGGGTTTATAAGAGTGGTTGGAGAAGGGGGTGCAGGAAATAGATATGATATTCAATTGCAAAACGGCCAGGGTGCTGGAAATGTATTTAACAGGCCAATTTTCAAAAGCAACCCGGCAACAAATGACTGGATGCCTAACGTTGAGGAAGATCAG GTCTTTGTTTCTTCCAAGCCTAATCGGAGTGAGGGTTGTTAG